One Huiozyma naganishii CBS 8797 chromosome 5, complete genome DNA segment encodes these proteins:
- the MST1 gene encoding threonine--tRNA ligase MST1 (similar to Saccharomyces cerevisiae MST1 (YKL194C); ancestral locus Anc_4.299), whose translation MSLWKNLHGRLRFTNRLVASTARFYSKPSDVKAVKSVSQEIASKQKLYLTDPVSPGSIFFLPNGTKIFNKLIQFMKMQLQQTQFGYEEVITPLIFRKSLWEQSGHWDNYKEDMFRVEGQDISKETYGLKPMNCPGHCVMFRKFDHSYNELPLRYTDFSPLHRNEASGGLSGLTRLRNFHQDDGHIFCSKDQIDSEILGCLQLVDLCYGRIFEFNENTDQSYYINLSTRPKDHYIGDIQVWDHAESVLRNILEKSGKKWELNEGDGAFYGPKLDIMVPDNAGKVHQVATIQLDFQLPERFDLKFKNKDNKYERPIMIHRAIFGSVERFLSLLIDHYKGKWPFWLNPYQAMIIPVNTKMEGQTEACLRLKEMLRGEINHESSENLKPVPLNSFHFDVDVDARPEPVGYRIKDAISKHYSYLIMVGDEEVKTKTYSIRSRDNRKLTRLTSEEIFEKFQKLESEYK comes from the coding sequence ATGTCGCTATGGAAGAACCTGCATGGAAGATTGAGATTCACAAATAGACTGGTTGCTTCTACAGCTAGATTCTACTCCAAACCGAGCGATGTGAAAGCGGTGAAATCCGTATCTCAAGAGATCGCTTCCAAACAAAAACTGTACTTGACGGACCCCGTGTCCCCCGGGTCCATCTTCTTTTTGCCCAATGGTACAAAGATCTTCAATAAGCTCATCCAGTTCATGAAAatgcaattgcaacagaCACAGTTTGGATACGAAGAAGTCATCACTCCTCTGATATTTCGAAAATCACTATGGGAACAGTCGGGCCATTGGGACAATTACAAAGAGGACATGTTTAGGGTAGAGGGACAGGATATTTCCAAGGAGACATACGGACTAAAACCGATGAATTGCCCAGGGCATTGTGTCATGTTTCGAAAGTTTGACCATTCGTACAACGAACTACCCCTCAGATACACGGATTTTTCGCCCCTGCATAGAAATGAGGCCTCTGGCGGATTATCGGGGCTGACCAGATTAAGAAATTTCCACCAGGATGATGGACAtatcttttgttcaaaggaTCAAATCGATTCAGAAATTCTTGGCTGTTTGCAGTTAGTCGACTTGTGTTACGGTCGGATTTTTGAGTTCAATGAAAACACAGACCAGTCTTATTACATTAATTTATCTACGAGACCAAAGGATCACTACATCGGGGACATACAAGTCTGGGACCATGCCGAGTCAGTACTGAGGAATATACTAGAAAAGTCCGGGAAAAAGTGGGAATTGAATGAAGGTGATGGCGCGTTCTACGGTCCAAAACTCGACATTATGGTGCCAGATAATGCCGGGAAAGTACACCAAGTGGCAACAATCCAATTGGACTTTCAATTACCCGAGAGGTTTGATTTGAAGTTTAAAAATAAGGACAACAAATACGAAAGACCGATAATGATCCACAGGGCAATTTTTGGTTCCGTGGAAAGGTTTCTATCTTTACTGATCGACCATTATAAGGGTAAATGGCCATTCTGGTTGAATCCATACCAAGCCATGATTATTCCGGTAAACACCAAAATGGAGGGGCAGACCGAAGCTTGTTTGCGTTTGAAAGAGATGCTACGCGGTGAAATTAACCACGAATCCTctgaaaacttgaaacCCGTGCCCTTAAATAGTTTCCATTTTGACGTGGACGTGGATGCAAGACCAGAGCCTGTCGGATATAGGATAAAAGATGCCATTTCGAAGCATTACTCTTATCTCATTATGGTTGGAGACGAGGAAGTCAAGACAAAAACCTACAGTATTAGGTCAAGAGACAATAGAAAGTTGACCCGTTTGACTTCTGAAGAGATTTTcgaaaagtttcaaaagttGGAGAGCGAATACAAGTAA
- the MIA40 gene encoding Mia40p (similar to Saccharomyces cerevisiae MIA40 (YKL195W); ancestral locus Anc_4.302) gives MSNFLRPLWRVSASAWHCRGRGSNPWGKTAIRLYSAPQRDTVVRQWVPSLLGVFACLAGIYWISPNGVTLGRGASVSPGSKADVLNSMESQQQSTDTFDPILQMDQFGTEKPFLDVEEVVVPGDVSIISAHISREPVPGKQFRGEKQSMGTSDGASRDNPVSLKAEIPIVDLEHALPKLQQEAKEEMPIEIEMNELPLKEDSSAVTGNEDSSVLALKDDENAQRSGDLQGKSGSVQPSIRVIYDGEKILPENSPPHGRSELAGEIAAPGLPHDVDTLPHEFVLGDLVIIEPGMSSEPPVKETMSESSGSCKVPASTNDIPFETNTDENIDMADTHPFNSSSTTPIDSASGSTETTMDRSQGTTPLSAEDVGTPFENHVQNEFDIVSKRENENVVVDAEQHSLGSEKQQVPKSIDKKLLAGENIKPKVDDTIVRKIEPSNSQAIPEIVLQTNFITNPESDHLSIGSTATEILTLPSKEVSETETVASESERPVYDCKTIQTPEIDSTMGTTPSRLEDDGSATITETAEAKTETVSPILEEPTAESLAPSVKPALEDKGMAYNPDTGEINWDCPCLGGLAYGPCGEEFRLAFSCFVYSDKGTKTAECLDKFHVMQNCFQAHPDYYFDDQNVKVRDI, from the coding sequence ATGTCCAACTTTCTGCGACCACTGTGGAGAGTTTCAGCCTCGGCTTGGCACTGTCGTGGGCGAGGAAGCAACCCATGGGGGAAGACTGCGATCAGACTGTACAGTGCCCCACAACGTGACACAGTGGTAAGACAGTGGGTGCCGTCGCTGCTAGGAGTGTTTGCGTGCCTTGCTGGTATATATTGGATAAGTCCCAATGGTGTGACACTTGGTAGGGGAGCTTCGGTGAGCCCAGGTAGCAAGGCCGATGTCCTGAACAGTATGGAGAGTCAGCAGCAGAGTACGGATACGTTTGATCCCATTTTGCAGATGGATCAGTTTGGGACGGAGAAACCCTTCCTGGACGTTGAGGAGGTAGTGGTTCCCGGTGACGTCAGCATCATAAGTGCACATATATCCAGAGAGCCCGTTCCAGGCAAACAGTTTCGAGGTGAAAAACAGTCGATGGGTACGTCTGATGGCGCAAGTAGGGACAATCCGGTCTCTCTTAAAGCAGAAATCCCTATCGTAGATCTGGAACACGCATTGCCAAAACTGCAGCAGGAGGCAAAGGAAGAAATGCCAATCGAAATAGAGATGAATGAGCTACCACTGAAAGAAGATTCAAGTGCTGTTACCGGGAACGAGGACAGTTCAGTGCTGGCTTTGAAGGACGATGAAAACGCGCAGAGGTCGGGGGATCTTCAAGGCAAGTCTGGATCTGTACAACCTTCTATCCGTGTAATATACGATGGCGAGAAAATTCTACCAGAAAACAGCCCGCCCCATGGTAGATCAGAACTTGCTGGTGAGATTGCCGCTCCAGGTTTACCTCACGATGTCGACACTTTACCGCACgaatttgttcttggagatTTGGTGATCATAGAACCGGGGATGTCGAGTGAACCTCCGGTAAAAGAAACGATGAGTGAAAGCTCTGGCTCTTGCAAAGTTCCAGCTTCCACTAACGATATACCTTTTGAAACAAACACTGATGAAAATATTGACATGGCAGACACTCACCCCTTCAATAGTTCGTCAACAACTCCCATTGATAGCGCAAGTGGTTCTACAGAGACGACAATGGATCGAAGTCAAGGTACCACGCCTCTAAGCGCAGAGGATGTAGGGACCCCATTTGAGAATCATGTTCAAAATGagtttgatattgtttCCAAGAGAGAAAATGAGAATGTGGTAGTAGATGCAGAACAACATTCTTTGGGAAGCGAAAAACAGCAAGTCCCCAAGAGCATTGATAAAAAACTTTTAGCTGGAGAAAATATTAAACCAAAAGTAGATGACACTATAGTTCGAAAGATAGAGCCCTCCAATTCGCAAGCTATTCCAGAAATTGTCTTGCAAACAAATTTTATCACTAACCCAGAAAGTGACCATCTATCGATTGGCAGCACAGCGACTGAAATACTGACACTCCCGTCAAAGGAAGTATCAGAAACCGAAACCGTAGCCAGTGAATCCGAAAGACCTGTTTACGATTGTAAAACTATTCAAACCCCTGAAATAGACAGCACTATGGGTACAACTCCATCACGGCTTGAGGATGACGGTTCAGCGACCATAACAGAAACAGCGGAGGCTAAAACTGAAACAGTGTCACCAATTCTAGAAGAGCCAACTGCGGAAAGCTTAGCTCCTTCTGTGAAACCAGCGTTGGAGGATAAAGGTATGGCTTACAATCCCGATACAGGTGAAATTAACTGGGACTGTCCCTGTTTAGGTGGTCTGGCGTACGGTCCCTGTGGTGAGGAATTCAGACTAGCATTTTCTTGCTTTGTTTATTCTGATAAGGGCACCAAAACGGCGGAATGTTTGGATAAGTTCCATGTTATGCAAAACTGTTTCCAAGCACACCCTGACTATTATTTTGATGACCAAAATGTGAAAGTACGGGATATATAG
- the YKT6 gene encoding palmitoyltransferase YKT6 (similar to Saccharomyces cerevisiae YKT6 (YKL196C); ancestral locus Anc_4.303), producing the protein MKIYYMGVFRSAGEKALELTEVKDLSQFGFFERSSVGQFMTFFAETVASRTNPGQRQSVEEGNYVGHVYCRTEGICGVLITDKEYPVRPAYTLLNKVLDEYLVAHPPADWENITETNDSLKMSELQTYISKYQDPSQADAIMKVQQELDDTKIVLHKTIENVLQRGEKLDNLVDKSESLTASSKMFYKQAKKTNSCCVIV; encoded by the coding sequence ATGAAGATATACTACATGGGTGTTTTCCGCAGTGCTGGGGAGAAGGCGCTGGAGCTGACGGAGGTGAAAGATCTTTCGCAGTTTGGGTTCTTTGAGAGGAGCTCGGTGGGCCAGTTCATGACGTTCTTTGCCGAGACGGTTGCGTCGAGGACTAACCCAGGACAGAGACAGAGTGTGGAGGAAGGGAACTACGTGGGGCATGTTTACTGCAGAACCGAAGGGATTTGTGGTGTTCTCATCACGGACAAAGAGTACCCGGTGAGACCGGCGTATacgttgttgaacaaagtgCTGGACGAGTACCTTGTAGCACACCCACCTGCCGACTGGGAGAACATCACCGAGACGAACGACTCTCTGAAAATGAGCGAGTTGCAGACGTATATTAGCAAATACCAGGACCCATCGCAAGCCGATGCGATCATGAAGGTTCAGCAGGAGCTGGACGATACGAAGATCGTACTACACAAGACTATCGAGAACGTGCTACAAAGAGGAGAGAAACTGGATAACCTAGTGGACAAATCAGAGTCCCTGACGGCGAGTTCCAAGATGTTCTACAAGCAGGCCAAGAAGACTAATTCTTGCTGTGTCATCGTTTGA
- the ADI1 gene encoding acireductone dioxygenase (Ni2+-requiring) (similar to Saccharomyces cerevisiae ADI1 (YMR009W); ancestral locus Anc_7.113) encodes MVRIYIHDGRDEEDFRLPHDSGTPLTEGDLGKLGVFYKFCPTMPAVDELAAQRQYKNRDSVELSPESFHNDTEKMMQQLRIFYQEHLHDDEEIRYIVGGSGYFDLRHPKNEQWIRCEVHAGDLLVIPAGIYHRFTVTTDNYIKAVRLFKDEPRWEAHNKSAETDKSASRVQYLQTITGK; translated from the coding sequence ATGGTTAGAATCTATATACACGACGGGAGGGACGAGGAAGATTTCAGGCTGCCACATGATTCCGGTACGCCGCTGACAGAGGGTGATTTGGGGAAGCTCGGCGTGTTCTACAAGTTCTGTCCCACGATGCCCGCGGTGGATGAACTGGCTGCACAACGGCAGTACAAGAATAGGGACTCCGTGGAGTTATCGCCGGAAAGTTTCCACAACGACACAGAGAAGATGATGCAGCAGTTGAGGATTTTCTACCAGGAACACCTccacgacgacgaagagaTCAGGTACATCGTCGGTGGGAGTGGATACTTCGATCTGAGACACCCAAAGAACGAACAGTGGATTCGGTGCGAGGTACACGCGGGGGATCTGCTAGTCATCCCCGCTGGGATATACCACAGATTTACAGTGACGACTGACAATTATATCAAGGCGGTAcgtctcttcaaagatgaaCCACGTTGGGAAGCGCATAACAAGTCTGCAGAGACGGATAAAAGTGCATCGAGGGTACAATATTTACAGACAATCACCGGCAAGTGA
- the KNAG0E03860 gene encoding FMN-dependent alpha-hydroxy acid dehydrogenase (similar to Saccharomyces cerevisiae CYB2 (YML054C); ancestral locus Anc_4.304), translated as MLSSRIPGVASKRLLQLARQQQGNAVVGAAVRSRLRASSYSTQSRSTRRNGTRLVTGAAAVATVLLVSQLYQIENESAQQQPLLPGAPTKSISPSEVAKHNTPDDCWVVIEGYVYNLTEFIPTHPGGPMVIKSNAGKDVTAIFKPLHAKGTIEKFVKKEWFIGPLSEPMPAELVCPEYTPGETREEIVLKERLRESLPPLANIVNLYDFEKLASKILSNQAWAYYSSGSDDEISLRENHNAYHRIFFKPKVLVDVSKVDTRTKMLGSQTDVPFYVTATALMKLGNPQGGEMDIAKGCGATDVRVPQMISTLASCSIDEIADAKVHDDQIQWYQLYVNSDRKVTKELIQHVEALGLKALFVTVDAPSLGHREKDLKIKFSTMQSGPELMQSKPEHKDAGAEKGASRALSKFIDPALSWNDIVEFKKHTKLPIVIKGVQRAEDVVKAAELGLAGVVISNHGGRQLDFSRSPVEVLAESVPELEKRGLRSDNFQLFIDGGVRRGTDILKALCLGANGVGLGRPFIYANSCYGKEGVAKAISLLTDELEMSMRLLGVTSIDQLGPELLDLSALRNRNVSVAHDNLYNSVYKSPTLAQFIDEDGDLDDI; from the coding sequence ATGCTTTCTTCGAGAATTCCGGGAGTCGCTAGCAAGAGGCTGTTGCAGCTGGCgagacagcagcaggggAATGCCGTAGTCGGTGCCGCGGTGAGGAGCAGGCTGCGTGCCTCCTCTTACTCTACACAATCTCGGTCAACAAGACGGAACGGCACACGGTTAGTGACCGGGGCAGCTGCAGTCGCGACCGTACTTCTCGTCTCACAGCTCTACCAGATCGAAAACGAGTCGgcacaacagcaaccgcTGTTGCCAGGGGCCCCAACGAAGAGTATATCCCCCTCGGAGGTCGCTAAACACAACACCCCGGACGACTGCTGGGTCGTGATCGAAGGGTATGTGTACAACCTGACAGAGTTTATTCCGACTCACCCGGGTGGGCCCATGGTCATCAAGAGTAACGCGGGGAAAGATGTCACGGCGATCTTTAAGCCGTTGCATGCCAAGGGGACCATCGAGAAATTCGTTAAGAAGGAATGGTTCATTGGACCACTGTCTGAACCGATGCCAGCGGAACTTGTGTGCCCGGAGTACACACCGGGTGAAACGAGAGAAGAGATTGTATTGAAGGAGAGACTGCGCGAGAGTTTGCCGCCGTTGGCCAATATCGTCAACCTTTACGATTTCGAGAAGTTGGCGTCCAAGATCTTGTCCAACCAGGCATGGGCTTACTACTCCTCCGGGTCAGACGACGAAATCTCACTCAGGGAGAACCACAACGCCTACCACcggatcttcttcaaaccaAAGGTGCTCGTTGATGTCAGCAAAGTGGACACCAGGACAAAGATGCTAGGATCACAAACGGACGTGCCCTTCTACGTCACTGCGACGGCCCTGATGAAATTGGGGAACCCACAGGGCGGGGAGATGGATATCGCCAAGGGATGTGGTGCGACAGACGTCAGAGTCCCACAGATGATTTCCACTTTGGCGTCTTGCTCAATCGATGAGATCGCGGACGCGAAAGTGCACGATGACCAGATCCAGTGGTACCAACTGTACGTAAACTCAGACAGGAAAGTGACCAAAGAGCTGATCCAACATGTGGAGGCGCTGGGCTTGAAGGCCCTTTTCGTCACCGTTGATGCACCATCCTTGGGCCACAGGGAGAAAGATTTAAAGATCAAGTTCTCCACAATGCAAAGCGGTCCCGAATTGATGCAGTCCAAGCCAGAACATAAAGACGCGGGCGCTGAGAAAGGTGCGTCGAGAGCGCTTTCGAAATTCATTGACCCAGCATTAAGTTGGAATGATATCgtcgagttcaagaagCATACAAAGCTACCGATCGTCATTAAGGGTGTTCAAAGAGCAGAGGACGTTGTCAAAGCTGCCGAACTGGGGCTTGCCGGTGTTGTGATCTCAAACCACGGTGGAAGACAGTTGGATTTTTCAAGATCTCCAGTCGAGGTCCTTGCCGAGAGTGTTCCTGAATTGGAGAAGCGCGGACTGAGAAGTGACAACTTCCAATTGTTCATCGACGGTGGGGTTCGTCGTGGTACGGATATCTTGAAGGCGCTCTGCCTCGGTGCCAACGGTGTCGGTCTGGGCAGACCGTTCATTTATGCGAATTCATGTTACGGCAAAGAAGGTGTTGCCAAGGCAATTTCTTTGCTAACGGATGAATTGGAGATGTCGATGAGACTCCTTGGCGTGACCTCTATTGACCAGCTGGGGCCTGAATTGTTGGATTTGTCCGCCttaagaaacagaaacgTGAGTGTAGCACACGATAACCTGTACAATTCCGTGTACAAAAGCCCTACTCTTGCCCAGTTTATCGACGAGGACGGTGATTTGGATGACATTTAA
- the SPC2 gene encoding signal peptidase complex subunit SPC2 (similar to Saccharomyces cerevisiae SPC2 (YML055W); ancestral locus Anc_4.307): MSSPVNVYSISEVSQRLDEEIPVVFGRLGYKQSFKLIDLKLLIGYSIAIVAAASFLLDKKLGHNNVIGYQKLLVGCYAVLSLIFWYFKKFVEKSTIYTGTNSNDQSVINVRTLFKEAQPLYKVVLLGDDGARLEVDLQINKVFNEAGYLQTDLFFNWCKNQLTILKEKKDN, encoded by the coding sequence ATGAGCAGTCCAGTAAACGTATACTCTATTTCAGAGGTATCGCAGAGGCTGGATGAGGAGATACCTGTTGTGTTCGGGAGGCTGGGCTACAAGCAGTCGTTTAAGCTGATAGACCTGAAACTGTTGATCGGTTACTCAATTGCCATTGTTGCCGCAGCTAGTTTCCTTTTGGACAAGAAACTGGGCCATAACAACGTTATAGGGTACCAGAAACTGCTCGTCGGTTGCTACGCCGTTTTGTCTCTCATATTCTGGTACTTTAAGAAATTCGTCGAGAAATCTACTATATACACTGGGACAAATAGTAACGACCAATCTGTTATCAACGTGAGaactttgttcaaagaggcgCAACCTCTTTATAAAGTGGTCTTGTTGGGTGATGACGGTGCAAGACTGGAGGTGGATCTCCAGATTAATAAAGTATTCAACGAGGCAGGATACTTACAGACAGATttattcttcaactggtGCAAGAACCAGCTGaccattttgaaggaaaagaaggacaacTGA
- the KNAG0E03880 gene encoding uncharacterized protein, with the protein MLRASAIGRKFTVSAAHRTLALGIANRTIHRCSYSTGSPTTKSTTAKRRVKYFATATIIAGSILFYSQHERHNNFTNDSAVIPQRKVTAQEVLENNWTVIDGCVYDLSNFANTADPSAVRVIKSNGGKDITSIYFALFGKTSLDNDIFKKQYAIGILSGKMPSDRVVPKYSSETRDEVIRKEILKNSLPPLANIINVYDFENLASKFLPHQAWAYYSSGSDDEISLRENHSAYHRIFFKPRVLVDVSNVDTSTTLLGKKVDIPIFVAATALMQLGNPEKAEVNVAKGCGQAGLHIPQMISTFSSNSIEDITAAKSSDKQAQWFQLYVNGDRKVTKDLIQKVEALGLDALFVTVDVPLTGHREKDLKIKFSTADNGPSVAQKKKKDTKQDNGASKALTKFIDPSLSWNDIIEFKKHTKLPIVLKGIQRAEDVVKAAELGLAGVVISNHGGRQLDFARAPVEVLAESVPELEKRGLRSDNFELFIDGGIRRGTDILKALCLGAKGVGLGRPFMYANSCYGEEGVEKAISLLKEEVETSMRLLGVTSIDQLGPDLLDLSTLRNRSVSVARDSLFADTYKTPTLADFTE; encoded by the coding sequence ATGTTGAGAGCTAGTGCAATTGGCCGGAAGTTTACTGTTTCAGCTGCCCACAGGACTCTTGCACTGGGCATAGCAAATCGTACAATCCACAGATGTTCGTACTCTACAGGCAGTCCCACCACCAAAAGTACCACTGCTAAACGCAGAGTGAAATATTTTGCTACGGCCACTATCATTGCAGGTTCCATCTTATTCTATTCTCAGCACGAGCGCCACAACAACTTTACCAATGACTCGGCGGTCATCCCCCAGAGGAAAGTTACCGCACAGGAAGTTCTTGAGAACAATTGGACGGTCATTGATGGCTGCGTTTACGATTTGTCCAATTTCGCCAACACCGCTGATCCTTCCGCTGTCCGAGTGATCAAGAGCAACGGGGGCAAAGATATCACTTCTATATACTTTGCCCTATTTGGTAAGACATCTCTTGATAAtgatatcttcaagaagCAATACGCTATTGGGATTCTGTCGGGAAAGATGCCCTCAGACCGTGTTGTCCCCAAATATTCCTCCGAAACAAGAGACGAGGTCATTAGAaaggaaattttgaagaattcgTTGCCACCACTAGCCAATATCATTAACGTCTacgattttgaaaatcttGCCTCGAAGTTTCTACCTCATCAAGCATGGGCGTACTACTCTTCTGGGTCCGATGATGAAATATCATTGAGAGAAAACCACAGCGCGTATCACAGAATATTCTTCAAGCCACGGGTACTAGTGGACGTATCCAATGTGGACACATCTACTACTCTACTAGGTAAGAAAGTGGACATACCAATCTTCGTTGCCGCCACAGCGCTAATGCAGTTAGGTAACCCAGAAAAGGCAGAGGTGAACGTTGCCAAAGGTTGTGGCCAAGCTGGGTTGCACATTCCACAGATGATTTCGACGTTTTCGTCGAACTCCATCGAAGATATAACTGCTGCGAAAAGTAGCGATAAGCAGGCCCAATGGTTCCAATTGTACGTCAATGGCGACAGAAAAGTCACCAAAGATTTAATTCAAAAGGTAGAGGCACTAGGACTGGATGCATTATTCGTCACAGTGGATGTTCCGCTAACTGGGCACAGGgagaaagatttgaagatcaAATTTTCAACTGCTGATAACGGACCCAGCGTGgcccaaaagaagaagaaagataCAAAACAGGACAATGGTGCTTCCAAGGCTTTGACCAAATTCATCGACCCTTCGTTAAGTTGGAATGACATTATCGAGTTCAAAAAGCATACAAAGCTGCCCATTGTACTTAAAGGTATCCAAAGAGCGGAAGATGTCGTCAAAGCTGCCGAACTGGGGCTTGCCGGTGTTGTGATCTCAAACCACGGAGGAAGACAGTTAGATTTTGCGAGAGCGCCAGTCGAGGTTCTTGCCGAGAGTGTTCCCGAGTTGGAGAAGCGCGGACTGAGAAGTGACAACTTCGAGCTATTTATTGACGGTGGTATTCGTCGTGGTACGGATATCTTGAAGGCACTTTGTCTAGGCGCAAAGGGTGTTGGTCTGGGCAGACCCTTCATGTACGCCAATTCGTGTTACGGAGAGGAAGGTGTAGAGAAGGCCATCTCGTTGCTGAAGGAAGAGGTAGAAACCTCCATGAGGTTGCTGGGTGTTACATCCATCGACCAATTGGGGCCCGACCTACTAGATCTATCCACCTTAAGAAACAGAAGCGTCAGTGTCGCAAGAGATAGCCTCTTTGCAGACACCTACAAGACACCAACATTAGCGGACTTTACAGAATAg
- the IMD4 gene encoding IMP dehydrogenase IMD4 (similar to Saccharomyces cerevisiae IMD4 (YML056C) and IMD3 (YLR432W); ancestral locus Anc_4.312) — protein MVAAKRDFHTAIEYVESLERKDGLSVAELMDSNIRGGLTYNDFLVLPGYVGFPSSDVSLQTQLTKRITLNSPFVSSPMDTVTEAEMAIYMALNGGIGIIHHNCSPEDQAAMVKKVKAFENGFINSPVVIGPDFTVGDVKRMREECGFSGFPVTENGKFPGKLLGLVTSRDIQFLEDDSVKVTDIMTKDLVTGYQGITLSEGNAILKENKKGKLLIVDDKYNLVSMLSRTDLMKNEIYPLASKSATTKQLLCGAAIGTLPADRERLRLMVEAGLDVVIIDSSQGNSIFQIEMLKWIKKTFPELEVIAGNVATREQAANLISNGCDGLRIGMGSGSICITQEVMACGRPQATAVYNVCKFANEFGVPCMADGGVQNIGHITKALALGSSTVMMGGMLAGTTESPGDYFYRDGKRLKSYRGMGSIDAMQKTGKKGNASTSRYFSQSDKVLVAQGVSGAVVDKGSINKFLPYLYNGLQHSCQDIGVTSVTALKEGAVKGDVRFEFRTASAQLEGGINNLHSYEKRLHN, from the exons ATGGTTGCCGCTAAGAGAGATTTTCATACCGCTATTGAATACGTAGAGTCCTTAGAGAGGAAAGACGGGTTGTCGGTCGCTGAACTGATGGATTCTAATATCAGAGGTGGTTTGACTTATAATGATTTCTTGGTGCTTCCAGGGTACGTTGGGTTCCCCTCGTCTGATGTCTCTTTGCAGACCCAATTGACGAAGAGAatcactttgaacagtcCATTTGTGTCCTCGCCAATGGATACCGTCACAGAAGCCGAGATGGCCATCTACATGGCGTTGAACGGTGGTATCGGTATAATTCACCACAACTGTTCCCCAGAGGATCAGGCTGCTATGGTGAAGAAGGTCAAGGCTTTCGAAAATGGTTTCATCAACTCACCTGTAGTCATTGGTCCTGATTTCACCGTCGGTGACGTCAAGAGAATGCGCGAGGAATGTGGGTTCTCTGGTTTCCCAGTCACTG AGAACGGTAAGTTCCCAGGTAAATTGTTGGGTTTGGTCACCTCCCGTGATATCCAGTTCTTGGAGGATGACTCTGTCAAAGTCACTGACATTATGACTAAAGACTTGGTCACAGGCTACCAAGGTATTACTCTTTCCGAAGGTAACGCCatcttgaaggaaaacaaaaagggTAAGTTGTTGATTGTCGACGATAAGTACAACTTGGTTTCCATGTTGTCAAGAACCGATTTGATGAAGAACGAAATCTACCCATTGGCCTCCAAATCTGCCACCACGAAGCAACTGTTGTGTGGTGCTGCTATCGGTACCCTCCCAGCTGACAGAGAGAGATTAAGATTGATGGTTGAAGCTGGTTTGGATGTTGTCATCATCGACTCCTCCCAAGGTAACTCGATCTTCCAAATTGAAATGCTTAAATGGATCAAGAAGACTTTCCCAGAGTTGGAAGTCATTGCCGGTAACGTTGCCACCAGAGAGCAAGCTGCCAACTTGATCTCCAATGGCTGTGATGGGTTGAGAATCGGTATGGGTTCTGGGTCCATTTGTATCACGCAGGAAGTCATGGCCTGTGGGAGACCACAAGCCACTGCCGTCTACAACGTCTGCAAATTTGCCAACGAGTTTGGCGTGCCATGCATGGCCGACGGTGGTGTTCAAAACATCGGCCACATCACCAAGGCTTTGGCTTTGGGTTCCTCCACTGTCATGATGGGGGGTATGTTGGCTGGTACTACTGAGTCTCCAGGTGACTACTTCTACAGAGATGGTAAGAGATTGAAGTCCTACCGTGGTATGGGTTCCATCGATGCCATGCAGAAGACTGGTAAGAAGGGCAATGCCTCCACGTCGCGTTACTTCTCTCAATCCGACAAAGTTCTCGTTGCGCAAGGTGTCTCCGGTGCCGTCGTCGACAAAGGTTCCATCAACAAGTTCCTTCCATACTTGTACAATGGTCTACAGCATTCCTGTCAGGATATTGGTGTTACTTCTGTCACCGCTTTGAAAGAGGGTGCTGTCAAGGGTGATGTTAGATTCGAATTCAGAACCGCGTCAGCTCAACTGGAAGGTGGTATTAATAACCTACATTCTTACGAGAAGCGTTTGCACAACTGA